GTAACGGCTGCTGCAGAAAGCCCCGATCTCCGCCTCGCTGCCCGGCTCCTGATGCCCGAACTGGTCGCACGGGCACCCGATGACGGTGAGGCCGCGCGCCTTGTAGTTGCGCCAGAGCTGCTCGAGTCCCGCGTACTGCGGCGTGAAGCCACACATGCTGGCCACGTTCACCATCAGCACCACGCGATCCTTGTAGGCGCTGAGGGGCAGTGGGGCGCCGTCGAGCGACACGAGCGAGAAATCGGAGAGCTGGGGCATGGCGAACCGGAACGGGCAGACGGATCAGGAAACGAACGCGCGACAAGCGGGAATCTGGCGACCACCGCCGTGTGGCGGCACTGCCCTGACGCTCACTGTGGCGTGGCGGATGGCCCGATCGCGAGGTGAAACACCCCCTCGGCAACGGGCTGGCCATTGACCTGCACCACCACGCGATGCGCCCCCGCATAGTACCGACGCGTGGTGATCGGCCGTACCGCGTGGCGCTTGCGCAGGGTGAGCAACTGCCCCGCTTCCAGTCGGGTCTCCCATCCCTTGAATACCTTGGCCGACGTCTGTCCGTTGGCCTTGACGTGGTGCACGACATAGTCCACGGTCAGCGCCTGCGGTCCCCCGCCCTGCGACCGGAGCGTGATCGTGAGCCCCACATTGTCGCCGAGCGTGATGTGTGCAGGCGCAAGCTCGAGCGTGGCGGTTCCGTGCAACGGTTCGGCTCGCCCCCACACGGCGAGAACCGGCGGATACCCTTGCTTCACCAGCGTCCGACTCGCGTGGCGCAGCAGGGCTCGCCGGTGGGGGGTGGCGTCGGGCAGATGTCGTTCGAGCCAGGCGGCCACCACCAACGGATGATCCTTCGCGATGTCATTGAGATGATTCGCGATGCTGCGGCGCACGTACTCGCTGGCATCGTCCTGCAGCGCGGCGAGCAGCGGCAACGAGGGAGACGGGTCGGCGATGAGGTCGCGCAGTTGCAGCCCCCACGGCAGCCGCGGGCGCGTCCCTTCGCTGACCAGCCGGCGCACGTGCTCACTGTCGTCGTGCACCCACTGTCGCAGGGTGTCGAAGACGAGGGCGGGGTGCTGTGCGATCAGGGGGCGAATGGCGAATTCGGCCGTGAACCGTTGGGTGATCTCCCGCAGGCAGGAAAGCGCCCGCACCGGCTGGGCCATGCCCCGCCGGGCCACGAACTCACCGGCGCCCCACAGGAACCATCCATCCAGCCCCCCGGTCCCGGGAGGCGCCTCGAGCGGCCGCAACGCCCGTTCAAGATGGGCGGCCGCGTCATGGAAGTCGGCGGCGAGATACTGTTCGAGTGCATCCGCGATGCACATGGCGCGCGCCTTGAGTTCGAGCGCCGCCAATTGCGGCACCACAGCCGCGCAGAACGCGTGGCTGTCGAAGCCGGGGTCATGCCGGGCCAGGTGACCGGCGGCACGGGTCACGACATCCGCATTAATGAAGGTCTTGAACGGTTCAGCCATGAGTGGTGTAGTTTATCGCGCCAGTCTCAACGCCGTTGCCTCGCACCCGCCCCGCGCATGCGCCACACGCTTCCCCTCCTTGCTGCCGCCGCCCTGCTCGCGACCGCTCCAGGCACCCCCCTGACGCTGGTCCAGCTGCAGGCGCAAGGGGCGCGGGCATCGGCACCTGCCGGTGCGCGAACGGGCACTGGCAGCGGCGGCTCGAAGGGCTCGGCCAGCGAGCCGGCCGAGGCCATAACCGGCAGCTATGCGGGGACGGCCACGGTCCAACTTGGCGACAGTACCATCGTCGTTCCCGTGAGCTACCAGTTCACCGGCACCGCCCCCGCCATTACCGGCACCGCCATGGTACCGGGTCAGGGCACCGGCGCCATCAGCCACGTGGTGCGCCAGGGTACCACGCTGCGCTTCCGCGTCACAGCGGGTGAGGGGAAGCTGCTGGAACACAGCGGCACCATTGCCGCCAACGGTGCCATCGAGGGGTTCGTCAACCTCGACGGCCAGCCGGTGGCCAAGTTCCGCATCGCGCCGGGCGCGCTCCCGGGCAAACCCGCCGTCGCCCCGCCGGCCTCCGGAAAGTCCAAGGGGCGCGTCACGCCGTAGCCCACAGGGTACACAGGCCACCGTCCCCGGGGGCGCTCGCTAACGCGCGGTGACCGGCTCGTCGATCTTGAGCGCCTGAAAGGCCGCGTTGGAGACCAGGCAGTACGCCGTGAAGAAGTAGAACCCCGGCCCCGCGACTGCCGACAGATTGGCGGTCCCCTTGGCGACCAGCAGGGCGATGAGCATGCCCACGGCAAAAACGTCGGCCATGGACCACTTGCTGATTGCCTGCACCACGCGGGCGAGGCGGTACGCCACCGGGGTGGACCGCCACACGAAGATGGGCACCAGCAGGGCAGCCTTCGTGAGCGGGACGAGCACACTGAAGAGCAGAATGAGCCCCGCCACGAAGTCGTTGCCCGACTCGTGCAGGCTGCGAATGGCGCCCAGCACGCTGCGCGTTTCGTTGGTGAGCTCCCGCTCCGTGCCAAACAGCTCGATGGTGGCGCGAATCGTGAGCACCGGCTCCACCAGTCCGGGCCACAGCAGGGCCAGCGACAGCAGCGACAGCGCTACGGCAAGCAGGTTCCTTTTGGACATGGCACAAGGCTAGCGCACCGGCCGCACCTTGAACACCCGCGTGACGAATGCCACCGGTGGCCGTAGCTTGCGCAGATGCATCGCGTCCCCCGCACTACCCGGTCATTGGTGTTCGCCGTCGTCGTGAGCAGTCTCTCCCTGACACAGGCGGCGCGCGCGCAAACGTCCATCGTCCCCGAACCTACCGAAGCCACGCGCAAACGACTCGTGGCGCGGCGCACCACGGGGAGGCTCAACATCGACGGGCGTCTCGACGAGGCAGACTGGCGGCGCGCCCCGGTGGGGGGCGACTTCGCGCAGGCCCGCCCGGACTTCCTCCCCACCACGCGCTATCCCAGCGAAGTGCGGGTGCTCTACGACGACGAGAACCTCTACGTAGGCGCGTTCAACCGCGACAGCGCCGGACTCTCGTCACTGCGCATGCCCGATCTCCGTCGTGATTTCGAGCCGCCCGAGAACGACGTCTTCGGCATTACCATCGGCCCGCTGGGCGATCGCCGCACCGTGCTGCAGTTCTCCACCACGCCACTCGGCTCGCAGGCCGATGTGCAGGCCTTCGACGGCGGAGACGCGTTCAACTTCAACTGGGACGCACTCTGGCGCGTGCGCACCACACGCAGCGACAGCGGGTGGGTGGCCGAGTTCTCCATTCCGTGGCGCTCGCTGCGATATGCCCCCGGCCTCACGACCTGGGACATCAACTTCGTACGCAATACGCGTCGGGTGGCGCAGTGGAGCGCCTGGATGCCGTACCCGCGGCAACTGTCGTCGTGGCGCATCACGTACGGCGGCGCGCTCGACTCCATTCAGCCTCCGCCGCCGCGCACCAACGTGCGCGTGCGGCCGTATGTGCTCGGCACGAGCGTGACCGATCGCACGGCGCGGGCCTTCAATGGCCAGACCGGCGATGTGGGTGGCGAGATCATCTGGGCACCCACGGCCAACAGCCTGCTGGAGGCCACGGTGAACACGGATTTCGCGCAGGCCGATGTGGACCGCCAGGTGGTCAATCTCACCCGTTTCAACGTCTTTCTCCCTGAGCGCCGGCAGTTCTTCCTCGAGAACGCCGACCTGCTGAACGCGGGTGGCCTGGGCGCCGGCACCATCGGTGGCATCGGTGGCGTCTCGGGCCGCTACTTCGTGCAACCCTTCTTCACGCGACGCATCGGGCTGGGGGAGGACGGCACCCCGCAGCCCATCGATGCCGGTGTGCGCTACGCCTATCGCACCGGCAAGACCACCGCGGGCGCCCTGGCCATGCGACAGTCGGCGCTGGGCGCACAGGGAGCCACCACCTTCGGGGTGATGCGTGGCAGCCGCTTCTTCGGCCGCGCCACCCGCATCGGTGCCACGGCGGCGCTGCGCGATGGTGATGCCCTCGATGCGGATCTCGACGTGGTGTCGCGACGCAACGTGGTCGTGGCCATGGATGCGCTTACGCGCATCGGGGAGCTCGTGCAGTTCACCGGCATGGTGTCGGCGTCGAACGAAAACGGGCGCACTGGCTTTGCGGGCACGTACGGCATCACCCGCAACACCAATACCAGTCTGGCCGGCATCCTTGGTGCCGTGGTCACCCGCGACTACAACCCGCAAATGGGCTTCGTCTCGCGCCCCGACGTGCTCATGACCAATCCCTTCGCCACGTGGACGATGCAGCCGACGTGGCTGCCACCGGCGGTGGTGTGGCTGCGGCATGGCCCCAACGGCATCGCCTTCAACGACCCGCAGTCGGGCGCGCTGCAGGAATCCAACCTCACCTACTCGGGCGAGGTGCTCTTTCGCAACGGCGCCACGATCACCCCGTCCATCGAGCACAACGTGCAGCGCCCCACGGTCGCGGTGCCGCTCTTCCCCAACGTGCGCATCGCCCCCGGATCGTACGACTACGTCCGGGCGGGGCTCAGCGCGCGCAGCGACCAGAGCGCCCCGCTGGCGGCCACGCTCACGGCCTCCACGGGCGCCTTCTTCGACGGGGCGCTCAACCGCGTCGAGGTGGCGGGGCGCTGGTCACCCAATCCCTACGTCTCGCTGCGGGCGAGCTATGAGGTGAACCGGCTGCGCAGCCTGGGCACCCGCGACTCCGCGTTCACCACGCACCTCGCAGGGCCGGAGCTGCGCGTGTTCCTCAATCCGCGCGTGCAGTGGAGTGCGTTCTACCAGTACAACACGGCGGCCGAACGCGCGTCGCTCAACGCCCGCTTCAGCTGGGAGTTTCTCCCGCTCTCGTTCCTGTACGTGGTCTACAACGACCGGCAGGCCGTGCAGGGTGGCAATACCCCCTTGGCGCGCTCCCTCATCGTGAAGCTGTCCTGGCTGGGACAGCTCTGACCTGCGCGGTGGCGCTGGCCATCGCTCCCTTTTCCCCGTCTCCGTTCGCCCTCATGCCCCGCTCCCTGTCGCGCTTCCTGTTGGTCGCCACGCTGGTGTCGTGGCCGCACGCCGCACACGCGCAGCGCACTGCGCGTACGACACCCGCCACGACAGCGTCCGCCGCCGTCTCCGCCGCCCTCGACACCACCGCCCTCAAGGGGCTCAAGGTGCGCTTGCTCGGGCCGTTCCGCGGTGGCCGTTCGACCGCCGTGTCGGGTGTACCCGGCCAGCCGCATGCCTTCTTCATGGGCAGCACGGGCGGTGGCCTCTGGCACACCGACGACGCGGGGGCCACCTGGCGCAACGTCTCCGACGGATTCTTCGGCGGCGCCATTGGCAGCGTGGCGGTCGCGCCGGGTGATCCGAATGTGGTGTACGTGGGCGAGGGGTCGGTGGACGTACGCGGCAACACCTCCATGGGCCGCGGTGCATGGCGCTCCACCGACGGCGGGCGCAGCTGGCAGGCCATCGGTCTGCGGAACGCCGGCCAGATCGGCCGCCTCCAGGTGCACCCGCAGAATGCCGATGTGGCGTATGCCGCCGTCCTCGGTCGACCGTTCGGTCGCAATGCCGAGCGCGGGATCTTCCGCACGAAGGATGGCGGCCGCTCGTGGGAGAAGGTGCTGTACCTCAACGACTCCACCGGGGCCGTCGACCTCGCGATGAACCCGCGCAACCCCCGCATTCTCTATGCGGCCATGTGGCGCGCCGAGCGCAAGCCGTGGACGATGATTTCCGGCTCGAGCGAGGGAGGGATCTGGCGTTCCACGGATGGTGGCGACAGCTGGAAGAAGCTCAGCGGGGGACTCCCCACGGGACTCACCGGCAAGATCGGTCTCACGGTGTCGCCGGCAAACCCGCAACGGCTGTGGGCCATCATCGAGGCCGAACCGCAGGGCGGCGTGTATCGCAGCGATGACGGCGGCGACAGCTGGACGCGTACGAACAGCGAGAACAAGCTGCGTCAGCGCGCCTGGTACTACACGCACGTGCGCGCGGACCCGATGGAGGAGAACGTCGTGTACGCGCTCAACACGTCACTCTATCGCAGCATCGATGCCGGCGTGACCTTCACCCCCATCGATGTGCCGCACGGCGACGTGCACGACCTGTGGATCAATCCGGGCGACAAGCGCATCATGATCGTCGCCGACGACGGCGGCGCGCAGGTCTCGCTCAACCGTGGCCGCACCTGGAGCAGTTACTGGAATCAGCCTACGGCCGAGTTCTACGACGTCATCACCGACAATCGCTTCCCCTATCGGGTGTACACGGCGCAGCAGGACAACAATGCGATCAGCGTGCCCAGCTGGTCGTCGTCGAACTCGGTGCATCCGTTTGCCGACTACCGGTACGCCGCCGGATGTGAAACCGGCCCCGTGGCGCTGCACCCCGATGCCCCCGACGTGATCTGGGGTGGCTGCTACGGTGGCGCCATCAACCGCTGGGACACGCGCACCGACGAGCGCCGCAACGTCATCGTGTACCCGCAGCTGCAGCTCGGTCAGGCGGCCAAGGATCTCACGTATCGCTTCCAGTGGGTGGCGCCCATTCTCGTGTCACGTCACGACGCGCAGGTGGTGTACCACGGCGCGCAGTACGTGTTGCGCACGCGGGACGCGGGCCTGACGTGGGACCGGATCTCCCCCGATCTCACCACCAACACGCCGCAGCATCAGCAGGCCGCCGGCGGGCCGATCAACAACGACGTGACCGGCGTGGAGATCTTCAACACCGTGTTTGCGCTGGCCGAGGACCGGGCAGATGCGCGCACGCTGTGGGCCGGTACCGACGACGGCCGCGTGCACATCACGCGCGACGGCGGCTCGTCGTGGAACGACATCACGCCGCCCGGCATGCCGCAGTACGGGACGGTGGAGGAGATCGCCCTGTCTGCGCACCGACCGGGGCGCGCGTACGTGGCCGTGCAGGCCTATCGCCTCGACGACTTCCGGCCGTATCTGTGGCGCACGGACGACTACGGGAAGAGCTGGACCCGCCTCACGACGGGTACGAACGGCATCCCGGCGGACTACCCGCTGCGCTCGGTGGCGGAAGACCCGAAGGTGGCCTCGCTGCTCTATGCCGGCACGGAGTACGGCCTGTTCGTGTCGTTCGATGGCGGCGGGGCATGGCAGCCCATGCCGGGGCGTTTGCCCATCACTCCCATCGCCGATCTCGAGGCACGGCACGACGATCTCGTGATCTCCACGCAGGGACGCGCGCTGTGGATCATCGACGACCTGGCCCCGCTGCGTGAACTCTCGGCCTCCATCGTGGCGTCGGCAGCCCACCTGTTCACGCCCAGCGATTTCGTGCGCGCCCAGCGCGGTGGCGACAGTTTCGATCCGGTGCCGGAGGTGCCTGATGCCGCCGATCGCGGGGCCGCCATTCACCTCTGGTTGGGACGCGAGGCCACGGCGCCGGTCACGCTCGACATCGTCGACGCGGCACAGCGCATCGTGCAGCGCTTTTCGTCGGATTCGGCGGCCGCCCGTGCGGCCCAGACGGCACGGCTCCCCGTTCGCCGCGGGCTGCACCGCGTGGTGTGGGACATCACCTACCCCGGCCCGCAGCGCGTGGAAGGGGTGGTCACCTGGGGGTATCTGGGCGGCGTCAAGGCGCCACCGGGACGCTACGAGGCCGTGCTCACCGCCAACGGCGTGACGATGCGCAAGGCCTTTCAGGTGCTCCCCGACCCGCGGCTGCCGCATATCACGGCGGCCGACTATGCCGAGCAGTATCGGCTCGCCAGCCAGGTGCGCGATTCCATGAACACGCTCAACACCACGCTTGGCGACCTGCGCGACGTGCAGCGGCAGCGGGAGGCGCTCATGGCCGCCGCCACGCGCGCGGGGAGCGAGGCGGCGCTCGCGGCCCTCGCCGACTCACTCGCGCGCAAGCTGACGCAGCTCGAAGTGCAGCTCACGCAGGTCCGGAGCAAGAGCGGCCAGGATCCGATTCGCTTTGCCGGCATGCTGGACAACCAGTGGGCGGAGCTGTACGGCAACCTCACCGGCACCAACGGCTACATCAATGGCGGCGTGGACGGGAAGCCCACACGTGGCGCCGGGGAACGGCTGCAGGAGCTCAACGCCCGCTGGGCGGTGCTGCGCGCGCAGTGGACCGAGATCCTCAACAAGGACATTCCGGCACTCAACGCCGCCGCGAGTCAGCTGAAGCTGGGCGCCATTGCGCTCCCCGCACGGACGATCATCCCGTAAGCGGCATCGCGTAAGCGGCATCGCGTCACCAGCAGCCGGGGATCGCTCGACAGTGAGCGGTCCCCGGCGCGGTTCAGCGGTCGACGATGCGCTTGCCCAGCGGCGCCCAACTCACCTCGGCAAGCTTGAAGTGCGCGAGGCCGAAGGGAATGCCGATGATGGTGAGGCAGAGGGAGATGCCGGCCACGATGTGCGCGAGCGTGAGCCAGAAGCCGGCGAAGATGATCCAGAGCACGTTGGCGATGCCCGTGCCCACGATGCGCCCCTCGCCCACCTCGCGGGCATCCACGAGCGTACGGCCGAACGGCCAGGCGGCAAACGGCGCGATGCGGAACGCCGCGAACGCCCACGGCAGCCCGACCACCGTGATGGCCAGCGCCGCCCCCGCGAGCATCCATCCCAGCCACGCGAGAAAGCCACCGCAAACGAACCAGAGCAGGTTGACGAGGAAGATCATGTTGTCCGTACGCGACCGCAGACGCGACAGTTTCGTCCGTGCGGGCGCGATGCCTCAGGCCACCCGGCGTTTCTCGTGCGCGGCGCGGCTGGCCTTCAGCAGGCGATGCACGGTGGTGCCGGTGATGAGGCGCACGCCGCGCTGGAACGTGAAGTACTGATACGCCCACTGCACGACCACGCTGACGCGGTTGCGCACGCCCACCAGATACAACACGTGCACGAATAGCCAGGTGAGCCACGCGAACGTCCCGCGCAAGCGGACACCTCCGATCACGGCAACCGCCTTGTGCCGGCCGATGGTGGCGAGGTCTCCCTTGTTGACGTAGCGGAACGGCGACGTGGCGCTGCCGGCGACGTGACGCGCAATGTTGCGCCCGGCCAGCTCACCCATCTGATTCGCGGCGGGCGCGACGGCCGGCACCGGCGCGCCGTCAGCGGTGGTGGTCGCCGCCATGTCTCCGACGCAGAAGATTTCCGGACGTCCCGGCACGCTGAGGTCGGGATTGACTACCACCCGGCCCGCACGGTCGAGCGCCACGCCCAGCTGACGCGCCAGT
The DNA window shown above is from Gemmatimonas sp. and carries:
- a CDS encoding glutathione peroxidase, which codes for MPQLSDFSLVSLDGAPLPLSAYKDRVVLMVNVASMCGFTPQYAGLEQLWRNYKARGLTVIGCPCDQFGHQEPGSEAEIGAFCSSRYDVTFPMSAKLEVNGDGADPLWRWMREAEPGVLGTTAVKWNFTKFLIGRDGQVIARYAPTATPESIAKDIETALGSR
- a CDS encoding DNA alkylation repair protein; the encoded protein is MAEPFKTFINADVVTRAAGHLARHDPGFDSHAFCAAVVPQLAALELKARAMCIADALEQYLAADFHDAAAHLERALRPLEAPPGTGGLDGWFLWGAGEFVARRGMAQPVRALSCLREITQRFTAEFAIRPLIAQHPALVFDTLRQWVHDDSEHVRRLVSEGTRPRLPWGLQLRDLIADPSPSLPLLAALQDDASEYVRRSIANHLNDIAKDHPLVVAAWLERHLPDATPHRRALLRHASRTLVKQGYPPVLAVWGRAEPLHGTATLELAPAHITLGDNVGLTITLRSQGGGPQALTVDYVVHHVKANGQTSAKVFKGWETRLEAGQLLTLRKRHAVRPITTRRYYAGAHRVVVQVNGQPVAEGVFHLAIGPSATPQ
- a CDS encoding paraquat-inducible protein A — its product is MSKRNLLAVALSLLSLALLWPGLVEPVLTIRATIELFGTERELTNETRSVLGAIRSLHESGNDFVAGLILLFSVLVPLTKAALLVPIFVWRSTPVAYRLARVVQAISKWSMADVFAVGMLIALLVAKGTANLSAVAGPGFYFFTAYCLVSNAAFQALKIDEPVTAR
- a CDS encoding DUF5916 domain-containing protein; its protein translation is MHRVPRTTRSLVFAVVVSSLSLTQAARAQTSIVPEPTEATRKRLVARRTTGRLNIDGRLDEADWRRAPVGGDFAQARPDFLPTTRYPSEVRVLYDDENLYVGAFNRDSAGLSSLRMPDLRRDFEPPENDVFGITIGPLGDRRTVLQFSTTPLGSQADVQAFDGGDAFNFNWDALWRVRTTRSDSGWVAEFSIPWRSLRYAPGLTTWDINFVRNTRRVAQWSAWMPYPRQLSSWRITYGGALDSIQPPPPRTNVRVRPYVLGTSVTDRTARAFNGQTGDVGGEIIWAPTANSLLEATVNTDFAQADVDRQVVNLTRFNVFLPERRQFFLENADLLNAGGLGAGTIGGIGGVSGRYFVQPFFTRRIGLGEDGTPQPIDAGVRYAYRTGKTTAGALAMRQSALGAQGATTFGVMRGSRFFGRATRIGATAALRDGDALDADLDVVSRRNVVVAMDALTRIGELVQFTGMVSASNENGRTGFAGTYGITRNTNTSLAGILGAVVTRDYNPQMGFVSRPDVLMTNPFATWTMQPTWLPPAVVWLRHGPNGIAFNDPQSGALQESNLTYSGEVLFRNGATITPSIEHNVQRPTVAVPLFPNVRIAPGSYDYVRAGLSARSDQSAPLAATLTASTGAFFDGALNRVEVAGRWSPNPYVSLRASYEVNRLRSLGTRDSAFTTHLAGPELRVFLNPRVQWSAFYQYNTAAERASLNARFSWEFLPLSFLYVVYNDRQAVQGGNTPLARSLIVKLSWLGQL
- a CDS encoding YccF domain-containing protein, which translates into the protein MIFLVNLLWFVCGGFLAWLGWMLAGAALAITVVGLPWAFAAFRIAPFAAWPFGRTLVDAREVGEGRIVGTGIANVLWIIFAGFWLTLAHIVAGISLCLTIIGIPFGLAHFKLAEVSWAPLGKRIVDR